The Diceros bicornis minor isolate mBicDic1 chromosome 1, mDicBic1.mat.cur, whole genome shotgun sequence sequence CATCGACGATGGGGGCAATCTTCAGATAAACGGAGCTGTGTAACTGTCATCTGCCTGTGCCTAACCGCGACAGGCGCGCGCGCCCCCGGCCGCCCTCCGCGTGGAACTCGGCGCCTCTGGAAGGGAAGGGGTGTGTGACGCAGTCGCCGTCGCCTCAGGCTCGGTCTGGTTCAGACCTGACGCCCCGGCGCCCGACAGTGCGCTGAGACggcctggcctcagtttccccgcttCGGAAGAGGAGGAGCCATGCTGTCCTGTTTCTTGTTCCTCTCCAAACATATCAACACTTCGCTGGTGTCTCTGCGCAGCGCGCGCCGCGGCTTTGCGCTCTCGCCGCGCTGGCTCCCGGGGGGCCCCTCGGGCCGCCAGACCGCCGCCCCCCGCCGCCCCCTGGTGGCAGCCGCCTCCTCCGGGGACCCAGCCGGGCCCGCCTCCGCCCCCTCCCGGGTGCGCCAGAACTTCCACCCCGACACCGAGGCCGCCATAAACCGCCAGATCAACCTCGAGCTCTATGCGTCTTACGTGTACCTGTCCATGGCCTATTACTTCTCCCGAGATGACGTGGCCTTGAACAACTTCGCCAGATATTTCCTTCGCCAGTCCCGGGAGGAGACAGAGCACGCGGAGAAGCTGATGAGGCTGCAGAACCAGCGAGGAGGCCGGATCTGCCTGCAGGACATCAAGAAACCGGACCAAGACGACTGGGAGAGCGGGCTGAATGCCATGAAGTGTGCTCTGCTCTTGGAAAAGGATGTGAACCGGTCGTTGCTGGAATTGCACACACTGGCCTCAGACAAAGGTGACCCCCATTTGTGCGACTTTCTGGAAACCCACTATCTTAATGAGCAGGT is a genomic window containing:
- the FTMT gene encoding ferritin, mitochondrial; translated protein: MLSCFLFLSKHINTSLVSLRSARRGFALSPRWLPGGPSGRQTAAPRRPLVAAASSGDPAGPASAPSRVRQNFHPDTEAAINRQINLELYASYVYLSMAYYFSRDDVALNNFARYFLRQSREETEHAEKLMRLQNQRGGRICLQDIKKPDQDDWESGLNAMKCALLLEKDVNRSLLELHTLASDKGDPHLCDFLETHYLNEQVKSIKELGDHVHNLVKMGAPDSGLAEYLFDKHTLGNENN